A window of Eubacteriaceae bacterium ES3 contains these coding sequences:
- the recG gene encoding ATP-dependent DNA helicase RecG, whose translation MDYNQSVKTIKGVGGKREKILNENGIYIVKDLLNLVPLKYINRNFFLTAEGLAENDKGTIKAAIEKISANQFMKNHRSFFTLKVLWEEKTVNIRIFNQPYLRNSFILGATYYFFGHLKRENNQYQMINPQFVRVNNPGSFFEFEPVYPTINGISSKNIRKMMKEIFSHEIWIPADIPKSIRSEYQLCNKAEAFRKLHIPEKMEDVEIGIRRFKFDEALKINMGILQSRNQDSVSDVELSYFKGLEIFVESLPFELTHSQKVIIQEITDEIVKRTSVNRLIQGDVGSGKTVIAVAISCLLAQNGYQIAYMAPTEILARQHYETFSKLLKNFDITIDILTGSLKDKQKKTIYEGLKNGEISIIIGTHALIQNEVEYYNLGLIITDEQHRFGVRQKGQLFLKGKNPHTLVMSATPIPRTLSLILYGDLMVSVVSERPKGRKPVKTHCYNEKKLPDIYEFVKNEVKKGNQAYIICPFVEFSENMENVRDIGSVFDELKVEFEPEIICAYLHGKMTADEKNDTITQFSNGSINVLVATSIIEVGIDVMNANTIVILNAERFGLAQLHQLRGRVGRGSNQAWCFLVTNITNSETIERMRIIVNNHEGIDIAEADLKLRGPGDYFGYKQHGLPEMRFLDPLGDLSIIESTREIAKQMIDSNEKEMMICADSVLHSFYESVNEIALN comes from the coding sequence ATGGATTATAATCAGTCTGTTAAGACCATAAAAGGTGTTGGCGGAAAACGTGAAAAGATTCTGAATGAGAATGGCATTTATATAGTTAAAGATTTGCTCAATCTCGTTCCACTGAAATATATTAATCGAAATTTTTTTCTGACTGCAGAAGGCTTAGCTGAAAATGACAAAGGGACGATTAAAGCAGCGATTGAAAAAATTTCTGCTAACCAGTTTATGAAAAACCACCGTAGCTTTTTTACTTTAAAAGTTTTATGGGAAGAGAAGACGGTTAATATTCGCATTTTTAATCAGCCCTATTTAAGAAATTCATTTATTTTGGGTGCAACGTATTATTTTTTTGGACACTTAAAGAGGGAGAATAATCAGTATCAAATGATTAATCCTCAATTTGTTCGCGTTAATAATCCTGGTTCGTTTTTTGAGTTTGAACCCGTTTATCCAACAATAAACGGGATATCATCAAAAAATATTAGAAAAATGATGAAAGAAATATTTAGTCATGAAATCTGGATCCCGGCTGATATACCCAAATCAATACGGTCTGAGTATCAGTTATGTAATAAGGCGGAAGCGTTTAGAAAACTGCATATTCCTGAAAAAATGGAAGATGTTGAAATTGGTATTCGGCGATTTAAATTTGATGAAGCATTAAAAATTAATATGGGAATTTTGCAGTCCAGAAATCAGGATAGTGTTTCTGATGTGGAGTTGTCATATTTTAAAGGATTAGAGATTTTCGTTGAGTCTTTACCCTTTGAATTGACGCATAGCCAGAAAGTCATTATTCAGGAAATAACCGATGAAATTGTCAAAAGAACATCAGTTAATCGCCTGATTCAAGGTGATGTGGGTTCAGGTAAAACAGTCATTGCCGTTGCGATTTCATGTCTTCTGGCCCAAAATGGCTATCAGATCGCTTATATGGCGCCGACAGAAATTTTAGCACGGCAGCATTATGAGACCTTTTCAAAGTTGTTAAAAAATTTTGACATTACGATTGACATTCTAACGGGGAGTCTAAAAGATAAGCAGAAAAAAACGATCTATGAAGGTCTTAAAAATGGAGAAATCTCGATTATTATAGGGACTCATGCTCTGATCCAGAATGAGGTTGAATACTATAACTTGGGGCTTATAATAACTGATGAACAACATCGTTTTGGCGTTCGACAAAAAGGACAGCTTTTTTTGAAAGGAAAGAATCCTCACACGCTTGTTATGAGTGCAACACCGATTCCCAGAACACTTTCGCTGATATTGTATGGGGATTTAATGGTTTCAGTGGTTAGCGAGCGTCCAAAAGGTAGAAAACCTGTAAAAACCCACTGTTACAATGAAAAGAAATTGCCTGATATTTATGAATTTGTTAAAAATGAAGTTAAAAAGGGCAATCAGGCTTATATTATATGCCCATTTGTTGAATTTTCAGAAAATATGGAAAATGTTAGAGATATTGGCAGTGTTTTTGATGAATTGAAGGTTGAATTTGAGCCTGAAATAATTTGTGCATACTTGCATGGAAAAATGACAGCAGATGAAAAGAATGATACAATAACACAATTCAGTAATGGTTCGATAAATGTATTAGTCGCAACGAGCATTATTGAAGTTGGGATTGATGTAATGAATGCAAATACGATTGTTATTCTCAATGCCGAACGTTTTGGATTAGCACAGTTACACCAGTTACGTGGTCGCGTGGGCCGTGGGTCAAATCAAGCATGGTGTTTTCTGGTGACAAATATTACAAACTCAGAAACGATCGAACGGATGAGAATTATTGTTAACAATCATGAGGGCATAGATATTGCTGAAGCAGACTTAAAGCTAAGAGGTCCTGGAGATTACTTTGGTTACAAACAGCATGGCTTACCGGAGATGCGTTTCTTAGATCCACTTGGAGATCTTTCAATCATTGAAAGCACGAGAGAAATTGCAAAACAAATGATAGATTCTAATGAAAAAGAGATGATGATATGTGCAGATTCTGTGCTGCATTCATTCTATGAATCGGTAAATGAAATTGCGTTAAATTAG
- a CDS encoding DAK2 domain-containing protein encodes MNNQKIDGTVLKTMFEYGARNLELNKKIVDELNVFPVPDGDTGTNMSLTFSHSVSEFEKIENLNIYNVSKTASAGALIGARGNSGVILSQLLRGFSEGCKGIEDLDIDKLSNALKLASDVAYKAVMKPTEGTILTVAREMAEFALENKNQFTNLKLFMEAVLDHGKETLKRTPELLPVLKEAGVVDAGGQGLLFILEGAYKAYNNEELELESLPENPVNSKSSSLDKFVDDSHMRPEDITFGYCTEFIIRDAHNVDELALREYLNTLGDSVVVVKDDEIVKVHLHTDHPGLALERGGSLGSLTRMKIDNMREQFAGKGTKSDEKMENYGFIAVSPGDGLTDLFSDLGIKRVISGGQTMNPSTQDFLNEIDQMNAETIFLFPNNSNIMMAAKQAAEISDKNVFVINSKTIPQCVSAMIAYSPEEGPDDNFEAMNEALEHVLTGEVTFAVRDTKINGLKIKKDNVIGIFDGEIKEAGKDIEEVTQKLLDAMVSEDAELITVYYGKDVSEEQAENLAELLEERFEECDIEVQYGGQPLYFYILSVE; translated from the coding sequence ATGAATAATCAGAAAATAGATGGTACCGTATTAAAAACTATGTTTGAGTATGGCGCCCGGAATCTCGAGCTTAATAAAAAAATAGTTGATGAATTAAATGTTTTTCCGGTACCGGATGGTGATACAGGAACGAATATGTCACTTACGTTTAGTCATTCAGTTTCAGAATTTGAAAAGATTGAAAACCTTAATATCTACAATGTATCTAAAACTGCTTCTGCTGGGGCTCTGATTGGAGCTAGAGGTAATTCCGGAGTTATCCTTTCTCAGTTGCTCAGAGGCTTTTCTGAGGGCTGTAAAGGAATTGAGGACCTTGACATTGATAAACTCTCAAATGCTCTTAAATTGGCATCTGACGTAGCATATAAAGCTGTTATGAAACCAACAGAGGGTACTATTCTAACTGTCGCCAGGGAGATGGCAGAATTTGCCCTCGAAAACAAGAATCAGTTTACTAACCTCAAGCTGTTTATGGAAGCCGTCCTTGACCATGGAAAAGAAACACTTAAGCGAACCCCGGAACTACTTCCGGTGCTTAAAGAAGCAGGTGTTGTCGATGCAGGTGGTCAGGGCCTCTTGTTTATTCTGGAAGGGGCATATAAAGCTTACAATAATGAAGAACTTGAATTGGAGTCCTTGCCGGAAAATCCTGTTAACAGTAAAAGTTCATCGCTTGATAAATTTGTCGATGATTCTCATATGAGACCAGAAGATATCACTTTTGGTTATTGTACAGAGTTTATCATTCGGGATGCACATAATGTTGATGAGCTGGCATTAAGAGAGTATCTAAATACTCTTGGTGACAGTGTGGTTGTAGTAAAAGATGATGAAATTGTAAAAGTTCATTTACACACGGATCATCCCGGTTTGGCGCTTGAACGTGGCGGTTCACTGGGAAGTCTGACGCGGATGAAAATTGATAATATGCGTGAACAGTTTGCCGGAAAGGGAACTAAATCGGATGAAAAAATGGAAAATTATGGATTCATTGCAGTTTCTCCAGGTGATGGTCTAACTGATTTATTTAGTGATCTGGGAATTAAAAGAGTTATTTCCGGCGGACAGACGATGAATCCCAGTACGCAGGATTTCCTAAATGAAATTGATCAGATGAATGCAGAGACGATTTTTCTGTTTCCCAATAACAGCAATATAATGATGGCTGCCAAACAGGCGGCAGAAATATCCGATAAAAATGTATTTGTGATAAACAGTAAAACGATTCCTCAATGTGTTTCAGCAATGATCGCATATTCGCCTGAAGAAGGGCCTGATGATAATTTTGAGGCAATGAATGAAGCGCTGGAACACGTTTTAACCGGAGAAGTGACTTTTGCCGTTCGAGATACCAAGATTAACGGTCTGAAGATTAAAAAAGACAATGTAATTGGAATTTTTGACGGGGAAATAAAAGAAGCCGGGAAGGATATTGAGGAGGTCACACAAAAACTGCTTGATGCAATGGTTTCAGAGGACGCTGAACTTATAACGGTTTATTATGGTAAGGATGTTTCGGAAGAGCAGGCTGAAAATCTTGCTGAACTGCTCGAGGAACGCTTTGAAGAATGCGATATTGAGGTTCAATATGGTGGACAACCGCTTTACTTTTATATTCTTTCTGTCGAGTAA
- a CDS encoding Asp23/Gls24 family envelope stress response protein — protein MKINTESGYIDITKKAIADIAGNAAMECYGLVGMAHKRGKDGLIEILGGDQANKGVGIFIEDEQLIIDLYVIVEQAIKISVVAENIISNVKYNVEKQTSLKVKRINVNVVSVRV, from the coding sequence GTGAAGATAAATACTGAATCAGGATACATAGACATTACTAAAAAAGCAATTGCTGATATTGCCGGAAATGCGGCGATGGAGTGCTATGGCTTGGTTGGAATGGCCCATAAACGTGGGAAAGACGGTTTGATCGAAATACTTGGCGGTGACCAGGCCAATAAAGGCGTTGGGATTTTTATTGAAGATGAACAGCTGATCATTGATTTATATGTGATTGTAGAACAGGCTATAAAAATTTCAGTTGTTGCAGAAAATATTATATCCAATGTTAAGTACAATGTTGAAAAACAGACATCTTTAAAAGTAAAGCGGATAAATGTAAATGTGGTAAGTGTACGTGTTTAA
- the rpmB gene encoding 50S ribosomal protein L28: protein MAKECFVCKKTVVSGNSVSHSNKHNKRIWKPNLQRVKVVVDGTPQRVNVCTRCLRSGKVERA, encoded by the coding sequence ATGGCTAAAGAATGTTTTGTATGTAAAAAGACCGTTGTATCCGGAAACTCGGTTAGTCATTCAAATAAACACAATAAACGAATTTGGAAACCAAATTTACAGAGAGTTAAAGTTGTTGTTGATGGAACACCACAACGAGTAAATGTTTGCACACGTTGTTTAAGATCCGGAAAAGTCGAACGCGCATAA
- a CDS encoding thiamine diphosphokinase, translating into MKAIIFSNGDYRDKGFYQNYLRNSAGSFIIGADGGANFLMEIGICPDFLVGDMDSISTATYNYFKEKTIVEKYPAMKDQTDTEIAIQKAIELKATEVVIFGGMGDRIDHSLGNIYLLSRLLKKGIRGQIKNEKQEIILIDDEITLSYPVKTVVSILPIDGAASSIWIEGFLYPVENGDMTITEPYGISNVTNEASQKIRVGQGKLLIIANRE; encoded by the coding sequence GTGAAAGCGATTATATTTTCAAATGGTGACTATAGAGATAAAGGATTTTACCAAAATTACCTTAGAAATTCCGCTGGATCTTTTATTATTGGTGCTGATGGAGGTGCAAATTTTTTAATGGAGATTGGGATTTGTCCTGACTTTCTGGTGGGAGATATGGATTCAATTTCAACAGCCACATATAACTATTTCAAAGAAAAGACTATAGTCGAAAAATATCCGGCAATGAAAGATCAGACTGATACTGAAATTGCAATTCAAAAAGCAATTGAATTAAAAGCTACAGAAGTTGTGATTTTTGGAGGAATGGGTGACCGTATTGATCATAGTTTGGGAAATATTTATTTGCTTTCACGTTTATTAAAAAAGGGAATTAGGGGGCAAATAAAAAATGAAAAACAGGAAATTATTTTAATCGATGACGAGATTACGCTTTCATATCCAGTAAAAACGGTTGTTTCAATTCTCCCTATCGATGGAGCCGCCAGTTCTATCTGGATTGAGGGATTTTTATATCCCGTCGAAAATGGAGATATGACTATAACCGAGCCATATGGCATCAGTAATGTTACAAATGAGGCTAGTCAGAAGATTCGGGTAGGACAAGGAAAACTGCTGATTATAGCAAACCGGGAATAA
- the rsgA gene encoding ribosome small subunit-dependent GTPase A gives MEVKTIKGRIIKGIGGFYYVKTSDSHNAIECRAKGLFRHQKITPTVGDWVTIELSEVENSWVIDTVLPRRNLLIRPPVANVDIGLIVFALKNPRPDLLLIDKLLLQSEISQVEPILCFTKTDLVNPKKLEEISDIYRKTPYQILFLDQKNESSMKPVYEIIKGKTAFLAGPSGVGKSTLANFFFQETVMETGGLSDKLKRGKHTTRHVELLSLDLDTYLVDTPGFSSFKVPEGIDPIDLQEYFPDFVKGECRFSSCVHDKEPDCSVKAAVENNEISKSRYEHYLFFLNELKKGLFM, from the coding sequence ATGGAGGTCAAAACAATTAAAGGAAGAATTATTAAAGGAATCGGAGGTTTTTACTATGTAAAAACCTCCGATTCACATAATGCGATAGAATGTCGGGCAAAAGGTTTATTCAGGCATCAGAAAATTACTCCGACAGTCGGTGATTGGGTAACAATCGAACTTTCTGAAGTTGAGAACAGTTGGGTAATAGATACTGTTTTGCCAAGAAGAAATTTGTTAATAAGACCACCAGTAGCCAATGTTGACATTGGTTTGATTGTATTTGCTTTAAAAAACCCTCGTCCGGATTTGCTGCTGATTGATAAACTCTTATTACAGTCAGAAATCAGCCAGGTAGAACCCATTCTTTGCTTTACTAAAACAGACCTAGTAAATCCTAAAAAACTAGAAGAAATTAGTGATATTTACAGGAAGACACCCTATCAGATCTTATTTTTAGATCAGAAAAACGAGTCCTCAATGAAACCTGTATATGAGATTATTAAAGGCAAAACCGCCTTTTTAGCCGGCCCATCGGGTGTAGGTAAATCAACGCTGGCGAATTTTTTCTTTCAAGAAACAGTGATGGAAACCGGCGGGTTAAGTGACAAGTTAAAAAGAGGTAAGCACACAACACGTCATGTGGAACTGTTAAGTTTAGATTTAGACACTTATTTGGTAGACACGCCAGGATTTTCGTCATTTAAGGTTCCGGAAGGGATCGATCCCATCGATTTGCAGGAATATTTTCCTGATTTTGTAAAAGGAGAATGTCGTTTTTCCAGCTGTGTTCATGATAAAGAACCAGATTGCTCTGTGAAAGCAGCAGTGGAAAATAACGAAATCAGTAAGAGTCGATATGAGCATTATCTATTTTTCTTAAATGAACTGAAAAAGGGGTTGTTTATGTGA
- the pknB gene encoding Stk1 family PASTA domain-containing Ser/Thr kinase, with amino-acid sequence MLSRTLGKRYEIVELIGRGGMAYVYKARDLKLNRYVAVKVLREEYTESEQFIKKFDRESQAVACLSHPNIVGVYDVGVQDNIYYIIMEYVDGITLKQYLLRKGKIDYVEATRFLVDISNALRCAHENKIIHRDIKPHNILLTRDLVPKVADFGIARAITSSTVTMTNQTMGSVHYISPEQARGGFVDERSDLYSLGILYYELLTGKLPFDEENTVTIAIKHIQEDLIPPKKIEPKIPEKVNRIVMKLTEKKPDDRYQNVDELLDDLDQILEGVVSSGNDGYGSNRNDTHVYREGVFHVENTGDFSVDELEEQENETRIQKNKAKSKKPLFIALALIAVAVIGLIAFAFMRGKTVTVPDITGMTVSEATTALQQVDLNIQVEKEVYNSEVEAGRIISQSPESKQEIESGKTVSVTVSQGIKSAEIPNVVGSSETDAVKAIESAGFLVGEIKREFNASYAADIVFQMNPAGNTSANEGTKVTIYVSKGQDLATVPDVVGTAEADARNSLTNAGLTVGTITYEPSDSLAEGLVIEQSLTAEQSVDRNTIVNLVVSSGLISTQKLTIDLTDYSSLSPAESVDVKVILYAADKTETVVYEGTNMSDDSFTVKVEGYGRQVYEVFIDNVSAGTGYIDF; translated from the coding sequence ATGCTCAGTAGAACATTGGGGAAGCGGTACGAAATCGTCGAACTGATAGGGCGAGGTGGGATGGCTTACGTTTATAAAGCCAGAGATTTAAAACTCAATCGATATGTAGCGGTTAAAGTGCTGCGCGAAGAATATACAGAGAGTGAACAATTTATAAAAAAGTTTGATCGAGAATCACAGGCAGTAGCTTGTCTTTCTCACCCCAATATCGTTGGTGTTTATGATGTTGGCGTTCAGGATAATATATATTATATTATTATGGAGTATGTTGATGGGATAACATTAAAACAATATTTACTGCGAAAGGGTAAAATTGACTATGTTGAAGCGACGCGATTCTTAGTTGATATTTCCAATGCTCTGAGGTGTGCCCATGAAAATAAAATCATTCATCGTGATATTAAACCACACAATATTTTGTTGACTAGAGATCTGGTTCCTAAAGTAGCAGATTTTGGAATAGCTAGAGCAATAACAAGTTCTACTGTAACGATGACAAATCAGACGATGGGTTCTGTTCACTATATATCTCCTGAACAAGCTAGAGGAGGCTTTGTAGATGAGCGTTCTGACTTATATTCTTTGGGAATTCTGTATTATGAATTACTTACTGGTAAACTTCCTTTTGACGAGGAAAATACTGTGACAATCGCAATAAAGCATATACAGGAAGATCTGATACCACCAAAAAAAATAGAACCCAAAATCCCAGAAAAAGTAAACCGGATCGTAATGAAATTAACAGAAAAAAAACCTGATGATCGTTATCAGAATGTTGATGAACTGTTAGATGATCTGGATCAAATTCTTGAAGGAGTTGTGTCTTCGGGAAATGACGGATATGGAAGTAATCGCAATGATACCCATGTCTATCGGGAAGGGGTGTTTCATGTAGAAAATACTGGTGATTTCTCTGTTGATGAACTAGAAGAACAGGAAAACGAAACCCGTATTCAGAAAAATAAAGCAAAATCAAAAAAACCACTTTTTATTGCTTTGGCTCTAATTGCTGTAGCCGTTATAGGATTAATCGCCTTTGCTTTTATGCGTGGTAAAACTGTTACCGTACCTGATATTACAGGAATGACTGTTTCTGAAGCAACGACAGCTTTGCAGCAAGTTGATCTAAATATCCAGGTTGAAAAAGAAGTCTATAACTCAGAAGTTGAAGCTGGGAGAATAATATCACAATCACCTGAAAGTAAGCAGGAAATTGAATCGGGAAAAACTGTTAGTGTTACAGTCAGTCAGGGTATAAAATCTGCAGAAATACCAAATGTTGTTGGAAGCAGTGAAACTGATGCGGTAAAAGCTATTGAATCAGCGGGCTTTCTAGTTGGCGAGATTAAGCGGGAATTTAATGCCAGTTACGCCGCCGATATTGTTTTTCAAATGAATCCGGCTGGCAATACTTCAGCAAACGAAGGAACAAAAGTAACGATTTATGTCAGTAAAGGTCAAGATTTGGCGACCGTTCCGGATGTGGTTGGAACAGCTGAGGCGGATGCTCGCAACAGTTTAACTAATGCAGGTTTAACGGTGGGTACAATTACCTATGAACCCAGTGATTCTTTGGCAGAAGGCCTGGTCATAGAGCAAAGTTTGACTGCGGAACAATCTGTGGATAGAAATACTATTGTAAATTTGGTCGTGAGCAGCGGACTGATTTCTACTCAGAAACTAACTATTGATTTAACCGATTATTCTTCTTTATCACCAGCTGAATCAGTTGATGTTAAAGTTATCCTTTATGCAGCAGACAAAACAGAAACTGTAGTATATGAAGGTACGAATATGTCAGATGATAGTTTCACAGTAAAAGTTGAAGGCTATGGTCGACAAGTTTATGAAGTGTTTATTGACAATGTAAGTGCAGGAACTGGATATATTGACTTTTAA
- a CDS encoding Stp1/IreP family PP2C-type Ser/Thr phosphatase has protein sequence MKCAYGSNVGTQRKVNQDAYLAATIKNIDRVSYVFAVADGLGGHRSGEVASQTAVDFIKNNLSRIRNYFDSEEMMTFVNDINQELKKVSDDEPARLGMATTLTMCIVDGNEMCICHVGDSRTYLISDQEIIRLTKDHSLVQILVDEGKITQEEADIHPQKNVITRALGTDTSVNVDIYRYPVKAGVKYLVCSDGLFNMVSDEAIKDIVNQNSLEDGAKLLIDTANINGGKDNITVVLFKPLEGVTDAQ, from the coding sequence ATGAAATGTGCCTACGGTTCCAATGTAGGAACACAAAGAAAAGTCAATCAGGATGCCTATTTAGCGGCAACGATCAAAAATATTGATCGAGTATCCTATGTATTTGCAGTAGCAGATGGTTTAGGAGGTCATCGCAGTGGAGAAGTTGCCAGTCAAACGGCAGTGGATTTCATAAAAAATAATTTATCGCGAATCAGAAATTATTTTGATTCTGAAGAAATGATGACCTTTGTTAACGATATTAATCAGGAGTTGAAAAAAGTCAGTGATGATGAGCCAGCGCGCTTAGGTATGGCAACAACATTGACTATGTGTATTGTTGACGGAAATGAAATGTGTATCTGTCATGTTGGTGACAGCCGTACTTATCTAATTTCAGACCAGGAAATTATTCGTTTAACGAAAGATCATTCACTAGTGCAAATTTTAGTTGATGAAGGAAAGATTACTCAGGAAGAAGCGGATATTCATCCACAGAAGAATGTTATTACTAGAGCTTTGGGGACCGATACTTCCGTTAACGTTGATATTTACAGGTATCCTGTTAAGGCCGGTGTAAAATATCTTGTTTGTTCAGACGGTCTTTTTAATATGGTTTCAGATGAAGCAATTAAGGATATAGTAAATCAGAACAGTTTAGAAGATGGCGCAAAATTATTAATAGACACAGCAAATATAAATGGAGGCAAGGATAACATCACTGTGGTGTTGTTCAAACCCCTGGAAGGAGTGACAGATGCTCAGTAG
- the rlmN gene encoding 23S rRNA (adenine(2503)-C(2))-methyltransferase RlmN → MKKKNIFGMNEKSLCEMMTSLGQKSFRGKQLFNWLYEKRVGSFEEMTNISNELQNQLLEHFSIEHGTVIKMQEDSEDFSRKYLIQFSDQEMIESVFMRYEHGNSLCVSSQVGCRMGCKFCASTTDGCVRNLEPGEMLDQIFLVEEELNERISNIVIMGMGEPLDNYENVVKFIEVVNKGFGIGQRKITLSTCGLIPQIEALAAEHLAINLAISLHSVFQKKREQIMPIAKKYILPDLLKSCDDYFNLTGRRITYEYALIEGFNDQESDLEEIIRIFKGRPHHLNLIGLNEVEGLPYKNSLSGKQFFKRLQSSGINVTMRRKLGSEIDAACGQLRKKNRDKVII, encoded by the coding sequence ATGAAGAAAAAAAACATCTTTGGAATGAATGAAAAATCTCTTTGCGAAATGATGACGAGTTTAGGTCAGAAAAGTTTCAGAGGAAAACAATTGTTCAATTGGTTGTATGAGAAACGGGTTGGCAGTTTTGAAGAAATGACAAACATCTCTAATGAATTGCAAAATCAATTGTTGGAGCATTTTTCGATTGAACATGGCACAGTTATAAAAATGCAGGAGGATTCTGAAGATTTCAGTAGAAAATATTTAATACAATTTTCTGATCAAGAAATGATAGAATCTGTTTTTATGCGTTATGAGCATGGCAATTCATTATGTGTTTCTTCCCAGGTAGGCTGTCGAATGGGCTGTAAATTCTGTGCTTCAACGACTGATGGCTGCGTCAGAAATCTTGAGCCGGGAGAAATGCTGGATCAGATATTTCTGGTTGAAGAAGAACTTAACGAACGAATTTCGAATATTGTCATAATGGGCATGGGTGAACCCCTTGACAATTATGAGAATGTTGTGAAATTCATCGAAGTTGTGAATAAGGGATTCGGAATCGGTCAACGAAAGATTACCCTGTCAACCTGTGGTCTGATCCCTCAAATCGAAGCTCTGGCAGCTGAGCATCTCGCGATTAACCTGGCGATTTCGCTGCATTCTGTCTTTCAGAAGAAACGGGAACAAATTATGCCAATCGCTAAGAAATACATCCTGCCAGATCTGCTCAAAAGCTGTGATGATTATTTTAATCTGACGGGAAGACGTATTACCTATGAATACGCTCTAATTGAAGGTTTTAACGATCAGGAAAGTGATCTGGAAGAAATTATTCGCATTTTCAAAGGAAGACCGCATCATCTGAATTTAATCGGCCTAAATGAGGTGGAAGGATTGCCTTACAAAAATAGCCTCTCTGGTAAACAGTTTTTTAAGCGTCTCCAATCAAGTGGTATAAACGTGACTATGCGACGAAAATTAGGAAGTGAGATCGATGCAGCATGCGGTCAACTACGAAAAAAAAATAGGGATAAGGTGATTATATGA